The Methanolacinia petrolearia DSM 11571 genome has a segment encoding these proteins:
- a CDS encoding APC family permease, with the protein MTNEDKAGPAEVKQTKTINWITMALLTTVAVASIRGLPAMAPYGLGSIILYVIPAVVFLIPTALVAAELASGWEGGIFGWVYAAYGGRAGMVAIWQQWIQNVVWFPVQLAFFASALAYIFNPGLAGSGVFIGAVIIVVYWIATLLALRGVKTFSEIGSKGLIIGTLIPVLALVVLAIIFIGTGGQPQMSVSASGFIPAWAGFAGVVLIISNFLSFAGMEMNAVHVTDMHDPGKNFHKSILLASILILLIFIPGTLAIATCLPASQIDLTTGVFVAFETLFAHIGITWGATLMAVLIVIGILASVVTWIPGPSRGLLLVGKEGYLPPWFQKTNKAGMQENIMAVQGLIVTALALFYALIPSVGEAFWILSAMAVQLYLIMYVMMFLTAIRLRKTAPDVKRGFRVPAMKLVASVGVIASVAAFLIGFIQPAGENLNPFFYAGILLIGIIILGSGPFILHEFKKPEWDLRPKEKPAAKQEN; encoded by the coding sequence ATGACAAATGAAGATAAGGCCGGACCGGCTGAAGTAAAACAGACAAAGACCATCAACTGGATAACGATGGCCCTCCTGACCACCGTCGCGGTCGCAAGCATACGCGGCCTTCCGGCGATGGCACCATACGGGCTGGGCTCCATCATCCTCTATGTGATCCCTGCCGTCGTTTTCCTTATCCCTACGGCACTTGTGGCAGCCGAACTCGCGAGCGGATGGGAAGGAGGTATATTCGGGTGGGTCTATGCAGCATACGGCGGCAGGGCCGGCATGGTCGCCATCTGGCAGCAGTGGATCCAGAATGTCGTCTGGTTCCCTGTACAGCTCGCCTTCTTCGCATCCGCACTTGCATACATCTTCAACCCCGGGCTGGCAGGAAGCGGGGTCTTCATCGGGGCCGTCATCATAGTTGTATACTGGATAGCTACTCTCCTGGCGCTGAGAGGTGTTAAGACATTCTCGGAGATAGGAAGTAAAGGGCTCATTATTGGTACACTAATACCGGTACTTGCCCTTGTAGTCCTCGCAATAATATTTATCGGGACCGGGGGGCAGCCGCAGATGAGTGTCTCGGCCTCAGGTTTCATCCCCGCATGGGCTGGCTTTGCCGGAGTCGTTCTTATAATAAGCAATTTCCTGTCATTTGCAGGCATGGAGATGAACGCAGTGCACGTCACCGACATGCACGACCCGGGGAAGAACTTCCACAAGTCGATCCTCCTGGCTTCGATCCTTATACTTCTTATCTTCATCCCCGGAACGCTGGCTATTGCAACCTGCCTTCCTGCATCACAGATCGACCTGACAACAGGTGTGTTCGTGGCATTCGAGACCCTTTTTGCTCATATAGGAATTACATGGGGAGCTACACTGATGGCAGTCCTCATCGTCATCGGCATACTTGCATCGGTCGTAACATGGATTCCCGGTCCAAGCAGGGGCCTGCTCCTTGTAGGAAAGGAAGGCTATCTTCCGCCGTGGTTCCAGAAGACTAACAAGGCAGGGATGCAGGAGAACATAATGGCCGTACAGGGCCTGATCGTCACTGCACTCGCACTATTTTATGCACTCATACCTTCTGTAGGCGAGGCCTTCTGGATATTGTCGGCGATGGCAGTTCAGCTCTATCTAATAATGTATGTAATGATGTTCCTGACGGCTATACGCCTACGTAAGACAGCTCCGGATGTAAAACGCGGATTCCGTGTCCCCGCGATGAAGCTTGTAGCCTCTGTAGGTGTAATAGCGAGTGTCGCCGCGTTCCTGATCGGCTTCATACAACCGGCAGGAGAGAACCTGAACCCTTTTTTCTATGCAGGAATACTTCTCATAGGTATCATCATCCTTGGTTCGGGTCCGTTCATTCTGCATGAATTTAAAAAACCCGAATGGGATCTCAGGCCAAAAGAAAAACCCGCGGCGAAGCAGGAAAACTGA
- a CDS encoding glutamate decarboxylase translates to MGLKHPKGPKHNAKEIRIDPIFAQEGFRSIPRCSMPEKEMSPDLAYQIVHDELMLDGNARLNLATFVGTWMEPQAQKLASETFDKNMIDKDEYPQTAELEMRCVSILSHLWNSPDPDNSTGCSTTGSSEAAMLGGLAMKRRWQHKRKAGGKPIDNPNIVMGINVQVCWEKFANYWDVEMRLVPMEGNRFHLSAEEAIKLCDENTIGVIAILGSTFDGSYEPVKEICGALDKFHEKTGIDIPVHVDAASGGMIAPFLDQDLIWDFRLQRVASINTSGHKYGLVYPGVGWVVWRDAKMLPEDLIFYVNYLGSNMPTFALNFSRPGSQIILQYYNFLRLGFDGYTKVQGYAREVAMYLSKEIENLGPFELITRGDELPVFAFKLRDSVKNFSVFDVSNKMRERGWLIPAYTFPANRTDLAALRIVVRRGLSQDLADLFLDDLKRQLPILQSQPEPVHDEKSGSGFHH, encoded by the coding sequence ATGGGACTAAAACATCCGAAAGGACCTAAACATAATGCAAAAGAGATAAGAATTGATCCGATTTTCGCACAGGAAGGCTTCAGGAGTATTCCCAGGTGCTCAATGCCCGAAAAGGAGATGAGCCCGGACCTGGCCTATCAGATTGTTCACGACGAACTGATGCTGGACGGAAATGCAAGGCTGAACCTCGCTACATTTGTCGGCACATGGATGGAGCCCCAGGCGCAGAAACTCGCGTCCGAGACATTCGACAAGAACATGATCGACAAGGACGAATACCCGCAGACCGCCGAACTTGAGATGCGGTGCGTAAGTATCCTCAGCCACCTCTGGAATTCACCAGATCCCGACAATTCGACCGGGTGCTCGACTACAGGATCGAGCGAGGCGGCAATGCTCGGGGGCCTTGCGATGAAGAGGAGATGGCAGCACAAGAGAAAGGCCGGAGGAAAACCTATCGACAATCCGAACATCGTTATGGGGATCAATGTGCAGGTCTGCTGGGAGAAGTTCGCGAACTACTGGGACGTCGAGATGCGTCTCGTCCCGATGGAAGGAAACCGCTTCCACCTCTCCGCCGAGGAGGCCATAAAACTCTGCGATGAAAATACCATAGGGGTCATTGCAATACTTGGTTCCACATTTGACGGATCATACGAGCCGGTAAAGGAGATCTGCGGCGCACTGGACAAGTTCCATGAGAAAACAGGGATCGACATCCCCGTCCATGTGGATGCAGCCTCCGGCGGGATGATCGCGCCCTTCCTCGACCAGGACCTGATATGGGACTTCCGCCTCCAGAGAGTTGCATCGATCAACACATCCGGGCACAAGTACGGGCTCGTATACCCGGGTGTGGGGTGGGTTGTCTGGAGAGACGCAAAGATGCTCCCCGAAGACCTGATATTCTACGTCAACTATCTGGGATCGAACATGCCAACATTCGCTCTCAACTTCTCAAGACCCGGTTCCCAGATCATACTCCAGTACTACAACTTCCTCCGCCTCGGCTTTGACGGGTATACGAAGGTACAGGGTTATGCACGCGAGGTAGCAATGTACCTCTCGAAAGAGATCGAAAATCTCGGACCGTTCGAACTTATTACAAGAGGCGATGAACTACCCGTCTTCGCGTTCAAACTCAGGGACAGCGTGAAAAATTTCTCTGTATTCGACGTATCGAACAAGATGCGGGAACGCGGGTGGCTCATTCCTGCGTACACGTTCCCGGCTAACAGGACCGATCTCGCAGCACTCCGCATAGTGGTAAGGAGAGGCCTCTCACAAGACCTGGCAGACCTCTTCCTCGACGATTTAAAGCGCCAGCTTCCGATACTTCAGAGCCAGCCGGAACCGGTTCACGACGAGAAGTCGGGGTCCGGATTCCATCACTGA